The following proteins are co-located in the Eublepharis macularius isolate TG4126 chromosome 5, MPM_Emac_v1.0, whole genome shotgun sequence genome:
- the BSG gene encoding basigin, translated as MAVRMVAVALGALLCFARGASGAGPTISTSREVTDGLDVVISCNISGAPTAIRGHYWMKGNTKIQSDDTSADSTSYMLEKVDHETSGEYECFFKTTPLAKGTVYVKVEPHVVAYKKSEHGNERDVGVLICKSASYPPVTQWSWFKMVDGPQPIVNGTDNRFFIKSDGNKTELRIMDLNIEKDPGEYRCNGTNEMGEGSAVVSLRVRSRLAALWPFLGIVAEVLVLVTIIFIFEKRRKPDEIPDDDDGGSAPLKSNANHKDKNVRQRNAN; from the exons GCCCCACAATCTCAACCTCACGAGAGGTAACTGATGGCTTGGATGTTGTCATTTCTTGTAACATAAGTGGAGCACCAACAGCAATCAGAGGCCATTACTGGATGAAGGGGAACACAAAGATTCAGTCAGATGACACTTCTGCGGATTCCACCTCCTACAT GTTAGAGAAAGTGGATCATGAAACTTCAGGAGAATATGAATGTTTCTTCAAGACAACCCCACTTGCAAAAGGGACTGTGTATGTGAAAG TTGAACCTCACGTGGTTGCCTACAAGAAGTCAGAGCATGGGAATGAGAGGGACGTAGGGGTGCTGATTTGCAAGTCAGCATCATATCCCCCTGTCACCCAGTGGTCTTGGTTCAAGATGGTGGATGGGCCCCAG CCCATTGTGAATGGTACAGATAACCGATTCTTCATCAAATCTGATGGCAACAAGACTGAGCTACGAATCATGGACCTGAACATTGAGAAAGACCCGGGCGAGTACAGGTGTAATGGCACCAATGAGATGGGTGAAGGGAGCGCTGTCGTGAGCTTGCGGGTCCGCAGCCGCCTAGCAGCTTTGTGGCCATTCCTGGGGATCGTAGCTGAAGTGCTAGTTCTTGTGACTATTATCTTCATCTTTGAAAAGAGAAGAAAGCCTGATGAGATCCCTGATG ATGATGATGGAGGGTCTGCACCACT GAAAAGCAATGCAAATCATAAGGATAAGAACGTGCGCCAGAGGAATGCAAATTAA